In the genome of Flavobacterium panacagri, one region contains:
- a CDS encoding SusC/RagA family TonB-linked outer membrane protein: MKMKKYIWSILAVLCLTFGAYAQKRVTVSGTVRDNMGLIPGATIIVKNENANTVTDFDGKFSIAVNDPATAVLIVKFIGLTDETVAVKGRTSGITVQMKESNSELNEVVVIGYGTQKRKNLTGAVASIKGTELAKVPTANVAEALTGRLPGVQVTTVDGSPGAEVKIRIRGGGSITEDNSPLILVDGFEVANLNDIPPTDIESVEVLKDAASTAVYGARGANGVIIVTTKVPKAGKVQVNIHNYTQIKTLANHLDVMDPYEFVMLQYENARKGSSNPTGFYNQYGKANELYIYKGNKGIDWQDEIFGSNPIARYTDINVNGGSEKTKFKFTFVNQDQPGALVGTGMRQNYVYLIMNTKLTDNLLFEYQTRLTNQTIDGSGTDGVSLLRALREAPTGGLEDYMTLPDDNTYFDPEDYQTKPRFNPLEEAEKNYRKRITRIFNTQGALTWTIQKGLTLRSSFGYEYKYAEDGRFWGTDTRTATDNNNLPVVYWSMTQSPRWQLNNVLNYGFKLKERHDFQLMIGQEIKDQESKAKFYRSRYFPDDISGPKALDNLALGTPFDNGSLAESPNRIASFFGRANYGYDDRYLFTFTVRTDGSTKFGPDNRWGVFPAGAFAWRISNESFLKESQTVSNLKLRLSYGASGNDRIKADLYAKYYGVSRDRSIGWGEENQYYYNFYNSQYLNNPNVKWETTYTANAGLDFGFFKERLTGTLDFYYNKVKDLLVPSDIASVSGFTKMMTNVGQTSNKGVELALNGSVIRKKDFQVDLTFNIGYNKNKIDKLASGEQEWILSSGWAGTQLLNDDDYRAYVGGTKGLIYGFVNDGFYTMDDFESFDAVTRVWKLKEGVANSKNLSGEPVPGNAKFKKLTPVDPSDPNSYVIGDKDRKVIGDTNPDFSGGFGVNAVWKNFDLTAFFNFMYGFDVYNANKIMMTSFYSNNQNNFGMEVGLDKRWRNYDDMGNDLRYSPELLAKQNENATMWNPVSIGRPIAMSYAVEDGSFLRLNTLSIGYTIPKQQSKAIGLSRVRLYATGSNLFVWTNYSGYDPDINLETGLTPNIDYNAYPRTRNYAFGVQLSF, encoded by the coding sequence ATGAAGATGAAAAAATATATCTGGAGCATTTTAGCGGTCTTATGTTTGACATTTGGTGCTTATGCTCAGAAGCGCGTTACTGTGAGCGGTACAGTAAGGGATAATATGGGACTTATACCAGGTGCAACTATTATTGTAAAAAATGAAAATGCCAATACTGTTACCGATTTTGACGGTAAATTCAGTATTGCTGTTAATGACCCGGCAACAGCAGTTTTGATTGTCAAATTTATTGGTTTAACCGATGAGACGGTAGCCGTAAAAGGACGTACTTCCGGAATTACGGTTCAAATGAAAGAATCGAACAGTGAATTGAATGAAGTAGTAGTTATTGGTTACGGTACTCAAAAACGTAAAAACTTAACAGGAGCCGTTGCCAGTATAAAAGGAACGGAACTGGCAAAAGTGCCAACAGCAAACGTAGCCGAAGCTTTGACAGGAAGACTTCCTGGGGTTCAGGTTACTACTGTTGACGGTTCGCCTGGAGCAGAGGTGAAAATTAGAATTCGTGGAGGAGGATCTATTACAGAAGATAATTCACCATTAATTTTAGTAGATGGATTTGAAGTTGCCAATTTAAATGATATTCCACCAACTGATATTGAATCGGTAGAAGTTTTAAAAGACGCGGCGTCAACAGCGGTTTACGGTGCGCGAGGAGCAAACGGAGTTATTATAGTTACCACTAAAGTGCCAAAAGCAGGAAAAGTTCAGGTAAACATTCATAATTATACGCAAATTAAAACGCTTGCCAATCATTTGGATGTAATGGATCCATATGAATTTGTGATGTTGCAGTATGAGAATGCGCGTAAAGGAAGTTCTAATCCAACCGGATTTTATAATCAATATGGAAAAGCTAACGAATTATATATTTATAAAGGAAATAAAGGTATCGATTGGCAAGATGAAATTTTCGGAAGCAACCCAATTGCCAGATATACAGATATTAATGTGAACGGAGGAAGCGAAAAAACAAAATTCAAATTCACGTTTGTAAATCAGGATCAGCCAGGAGCTTTGGTAGGAACTGGAATGCGTCAGAATTATGTTTACCTGATTATGAATACCAAGCTGACGGATAACCTTTTGTTTGAATATCAAACGCGTTTAACCAATCAGACTATTGACGGTTCTGGTACAGATGGCGTGAGTCTGCTTAGAGCTTTACGTGAAGCGCCAACAGGAGGTTTGGAAGATTATATGACTTTACCGGATGACAACACCTATTTTGATCCGGAAGATTATCAAACAAAACCTCGTTTTAACCCATTAGAAGAAGCAGAAAAAAATTACCGTAAACGTATTACGAGAATCTTCAATACACAAGGAGCCTTGACTTGGACAATCCAAAAAGGACTGACATTACGTTCTTCATTTGGTTACGAATACAAATATGCAGAAGACGGACGTTTCTGGGGAACCGATACGCGTACTGCAACCGATAATAACAATCTTCCTGTAGTATATTGGTCGATGACACAATCGCCACGCTGGCAGTTGAATAACGTATTGAACTACGGATTCAAATTAAAAGAGCGTCACGATTTTCAGTTAATGATCGGACAGGAGATAAAAGATCAGGAATCTAAGGCTAAATTTTACCGTTCCCGTTATTTTCCTGATGATATTTCGGGCCCAAAAGCTTTAGATAACTTGGCATTAGGAACTCCTTTTGATAACGGTTCATTGGCTGAATCTCCAAACAGAATTGCTTCCTTTTTTGGAAGAGCCAATTACGGTTACGATGATCGTTACTTATTTACATTCACGGTTCGTACCGACGGTTCTACAAAATTCGGCCCTGATAATAGATGGGGCGTTTTCCCTGCGGGAGCTTTTGCGTGGAGAATTTCAAACGAAAGTTTCTTAAAAGAGAGTCAGACGGTTTCTAATCTTAAACTTCGTTTGAGTTATGGAGCTTCAGGAAATGACAGAATCAAAGCCGATTTGTATGCGAAATATTATGGTGTTTCAAGAGATCGTTCTATAGGTTGGGGCGAAGAAAATCAATATTACTATAATTTTTACAACAGTCAGTATCTGAACAATCCAAACGTAAAATGGGAAACAACTTATACGGCAAACGCAGGTCTTGATTTTGGTTTCTTCAAAGAAAGACTAACCGGAACACTTGATTTCTATTATAATAAAGTAAAAGATTTATTGGTGCCTTCTGATATCGCATCAGTTTCTGGTTTTACCAAAATGATGACGAATGTTGGACAGACTTCTAATAAAGGAGTTGAATTGGCGCTTAATGGAAGTGTAATTAGAAAAAAAGACTTTCAGGTTGACCTGACTTTTAACATTGGTTACAACAAAAATAAAATTGACAAACTGGCAAGCGGAGAACAGGAATGGATTTTAAGTTCGGGCTGGGCAGGAACGCAGTTATTAAATGACGATGATTACCGTGCGTATGTAGGCGGAACAAAAGGTTTGATTTACGGTTTCGTAAATGACGGATTCTATACAATGGATGATTTCGAATCTTTTGATGCTGTAACCAGAGTGTGGAAATTAAAAGAAGGTGTAGCCAATTCGAAAAACCTTTCAGGAGAACCGGTTCCGGGAAATGCTAAGTTTAAAAAATTAACTCCTGTTGACCCTTCTGATCCAAATAGTTATGTAATTGGGGACAAAGACAGAAAAGTGATTGGAGATACAAATCCTGATTTTTCTGGTGGATTTGGTGTTAATGCAGTTTGGAAGAACTTCGATTTAACAGCATTCTTCAATTTCATGTATGGTTTTGATGTGTACAACGCCAACAAGATTATGATGACCTCTTTCTACTCCAATAACCAAAACAACTTTGGAATGGAAGTAGGACTGGATAAACGCTGGAGAAATTATGACGACATGGGGAATGATCTTCGTTATTCTCCAGAATTATTAGCAAAACAAAACGAAAATGCTACGATGTGGAATCCGGTAAGTATTGGTCGTCCTATTGCGATGTCTTATGCTGTTGAAGATGGTTCTTTCTTAAGATTAAATACGCTGAGTATTGGTTACACAATCCCAAAACAGCAAAGTAAAGCAATTGGTCTAAGCAGAGTAAGATTGTATGCGACAGGAAGTAACTTGTTTGTTTGGACGAATTATTCAGGATACGATCCAGATATCAATTTAGAAACTGGTCTTACACCAAATATAGATTACAACGCTTATCCAAGAACGCGTAACTACGCTTTTGGAGTACAGCTGTCATTTTAA
- a CDS encoding hybrid sensor histidine kinase/response regulator transcription factor: MLKHTLLVFLFSFFCTKAIAQPQGVLTHFSNDGKLSQSRVLGIQQDKKGFMWLATFNGLIRYDGNTFRKFKVGQDDTPLNIQSNRVSKFIFDNNGRIWIQSEKNDVYYFDTNELKFHNPIEGKSDELVLEQFKIMRSGRTWLFPKDKNYMIAFENNKQIRKVNFDNAKHFGKIIDVLEDKLGTTWFLTNSGISRLYKGNKQPEYFFTNASEEATKANSFNIAVETKADLWFGGDQGKFIRYNKKSATFFDLDLGIKDDILLLKEIGDSKILIVKKNSGFCNYDIKTGKFNNYNSTTLVGLPQESINFLGLTDSRRFWFDTPNSGIFMFDLMTENLKKLEVDPSEPSAAAGRQKSFLLTSPNGTVWLQSGKGAFSYWDEKQNRLFSVIRCIKESKETFSDVMHTAAFDKLGNLWFCSHKQGLDLIVFNNSNFLKLNLSASGNHKKHNVRSLMEDREKNLWVASRDEKIEIFDSQKRRIGNLGSDGTLSPNSPGWGADIYSMMQDAKGRIWIGTRGNGVFCLTPKPLSFSFSVKQYKYDKDDKYSISCDDIYKIFQASNGQIYLATWGGGLNLIKESAGKANFISYRNELKNYPIGRADKVRSVVETKDHRIFFISSYRLFSISGEKLSADKMQFKDHFQASGNDILDIIVTSNGRLALSTNGKGMILVDVNKQDQVKAKTFWSENFGFPLEGVVGMAEDKFEKIWLMGDNQIVRFDPNNNSSETFPELKSIIGTEIFSEATKCRLSNGEIAAGYSDGVIYFKPDAIKPSKFKPYLAISGFLVNNKELFEVNPETPKNPDLLKEVVLKHDQNFFRVQFSALDYIKNENIVYRYKLEGIDKDWNYLKGGQSINYTNLGRGTYILIVSSTNGHNLWLENERQIKITIKPSIWGTYFAYFCYLVLAVGLFLLVRRAISTILKLRNDVRVEKEVSALKLNFFTDISHEIRTPLTMITAPLEVMLSDNKLNESAKSQLKIIEKYSNKLLNLVNQILDFRRMQDRKLEVREIDLGEFVTEVCEGFTEVSLRRNIQLKVSIGESKPHIWADPDSLDKILVNLLSNAFKYCKKGNVIEVKVEETEKNVCLKVIDNGPGISAVVQKKLFVRFSNYNENPFNPSTGIGLSIVKDSVEKHGAEISVETKLGKGSSFEINFQKGYDHFSDDVEIHFDETEEHFIEDIQPNEIVTEELVTEEIREKPVGLIVEDDPELRNFILSILKEDYTIYTAENGEEGHVKAEELSPDFIISDIMMPEMDGIEMLKIIRNNFAISHVPVILLSAKTAIESKLAGMEYGADDYITKPFNVSFLKARVKNVLEQRIRLQQLYSTGSIAQIAKEEPLQISDKDNKFMLKVIELVKENISKTDFSVDELGKLMCMSRASFFNKLKDVTGVSPVVFIRDMKLNEAANLLKNEDLLIKEVCFEVGFSDLKYFGKCFKSKYNYTPAEYRRQFR, encoded by the coding sequence ATGTTGAAACACACTTTACTCGTCTTTTTATTTTCTTTTTTCTGCACCAAAGCTATTGCTCAGCCTCAGGGCGTTTTGACTCATTTTTCGAATGATGGCAAGTTAAGCCAGTCAAGAGTTTTAGGAATTCAGCAGGATAAAAAAGGATTTATGTGGCTGGCGACTTTTAATGGTTTAATTCGTTATGACGGAAATACTTTTAGAAAGTTCAAAGTCGGACAAGATGATACTCCATTAAACATACAATCCAATCGTGTTTCCAAATTTATTTTTGATAACAATGGAAGAATATGGATTCAGTCAGAGAAAAATGATGTTTATTATTTTGATACCAATGAATTAAAATTTCATAATCCGATTGAAGGTAAATCAGATGAACTTGTTTTGGAGCAATTCAAAATTATGCGTTCGGGTAGAACCTGGTTATTTCCAAAGGATAAAAACTATATGATTGCATTTGAAAATAACAAGCAGATTAGGAAAGTCAATTTTGATAATGCTAAACATTTCGGAAAGATCATAGATGTATTGGAAGATAAATTAGGAACAACTTGGTTCTTGACAAACTCCGGAATTAGCAGATTATATAAAGGAAATAAACAGCCCGAATATTTCTTTACTAATGCATCTGAAGAAGCAACAAAAGCAAATTCGTTTAATATAGCTGTCGAAACTAAAGCTGATCTTTGGTTTGGAGGAGATCAGGGAAAATTTATCCGATACAATAAAAAATCAGCTACTTTCTTTGATTTGGATTTAGGAATTAAAGATGATATTCTACTGTTAAAAGAAATAGGCGATAGCAAAATTTTGATTGTAAAAAAGAATAGTGGTTTCTGTAATTACGATATTAAAACAGGGAAATTCAATAATTACAATAGCACTACACTAGTGGGTCTTCCGCAAGAAAGCATCAATTTTTTAGGACTTACAGATTCACGCCGATTTTGGTTTGATACCCCAAATTCAGGAATATTTATGTTTGATCTGATGACCGAAAACTTGAAGAAACTAGAAGTAGATCCCAGCGAACCTTCTGCGGCAGCGGGCAGACAAAAAAGTTTTCTGCTGACTTCTCCAAATGGAACCGTTTGGCTTCAGTCTGGTAAAGGTGCTTTTTCGTATTGGGATGAAAAACAGAACAGATTGTTTTCTGTTATCAGATGTATCAAAGAATCCAAAGAAACATTTTCAGATGTAATGCATACCGCTGCGTTTGATAAATTGGGAAATCTTTGGTTTTGTTCTCATAAACAAGGTTTAGATTTAATCGTTTTTAATAACAGTAATTTTCTAAAATTAAATTTAAGTGCGTCAGGAAATCATAAAAAGCACAATGTAAGAAGTTTGATGGAAGACCGAGAGAAAAATCTCTGGGTTGCCAGTCGTGACGAGAAAATTGAAATTTTTGATTCTCAAAAAAGAAGAATAGGAAATTTAGGATCTGATGGTACTTTGTCTCCAAACAGTCCAGGCTGGGGAGCAGATATTTACAGTATGATGCAGGATGCCAAAGGTCGAATATGGATTGGAACAAGAGGAAATGGTGTTTTTTGTCTGACCCCAAAACCGCTTTCTTTCAGTTTCAGCGTCAAACAATATAAATATGATAAAGACGATAAATACAGTATTAGTTGTGATGATATTTACAAAATCTTTCAGGCATCAAACGGGCAGATTTACCTTGCAACTTGGGGAGGCGGACTTAATTTGATTAAAGAATCTGCTGGCAAAGCGAATTTTATAAGTTACAGAAATGAACTGAAAAATTATCCAATAGGCAGAGCAGATAAAGTGCGTTCGGTTGTGGAGACCAAAGACCATAGAATTTTCTTTATTTCATCTTACCGATTATTTTCTATATCAGGAGAAAAGCTGTCAGCTGACAAAATGCAGTTTAAAGACCATTTTCAAGCTTCAGGAAATGATATTTTGGATATTATCGTGACTTCAAACGGTCGATTGGCATTATCAACAAACGGGAAAGGAATGATTCTGGTTGATGTCAATAAACAAGATCAGGTTAAAGCAAAAACATTTTGGAGCGAAAATTTCGGATTTCCATTAGAAGGTGTCGTGGGTATGGCGGAAGATAAATTTGAGAAAATATGGCTCATGGGTGATAATCAGATTGTACGTTTTGATCCTAATAATAACAGCAGTGAAACTTTTCCTGAATTAAAATCTATTATAGGAACCGAGATATTCTCAGAAGCAACCAAATGTAGATTATCCAATGGTGAAATCGCAGCAGGTTATTCTGATGGAGTAATTTATTTTAAACCAGATGCGATTAAACCTTCAAAATTCAAACCTTATTTAGCGATTTCTGGATTTTTGGTCAACAATAAAGAATTATTTGAGGTAAATCCTGAAACACCAAAAAATCCAGATCTTTTGAAAGAAGTTGTCTTAAAACACGATCAGAATTTTTTCAGAGTTCAGTTCTCAGCTTTAGATTATATCAAAAATGAAAATATTGTTTACCGATATAAACTGGAAGGAATCGATAAAGACTGGAATTATCTTAAAGGTGGTCAGTCGATTAATTATACCAATTTAGGAAGAGGAACTTATATCTTAATAGTATCTTCTACAAACGGACACAATTTATGGCTGGAAAACGAAAGACAGATTAAAATAACGATTAAGCCTTCTATTTGGGGAACTTATTTCGCTTATTTCTGCTATTTGGTATTGGCTGTAGGTTTGTTTTTATTAGTGAGACGCGCGATTTCAACAATCTTAAAATTGCGAAATGATGTACGGGTAGAAAAAGAAGTTAGTGCTTTAAAGCTTAATTTTTTTACTGATATTTCACATGAAATCCGTACACCGCTTACGATGATTACTGCTCCTTTAGAAGTGATGCTTTCTGATAATAAGTTGAATGAATCGGCAAAATCACAACTTAAAATTATTGAAAAATACAGTAATAAATTATTGAATTTAGTCAATCAGATTCTGGATTTTAGAAGAATGCAGGATAGAAAGTTAGAAGTTCGTGAAATTGATTTAGGTGAATTTGTTACGGAAGTTTGTGAAGGTTTTACAGAAGTCAGCCTGCGCCGAAATATACAGCTGAAAGTGAGTATTGGCGAGAGCAAACCACATATTTGGGCAGATCCTGATAGTCTGGATAAAATTTTGGTCAATCTGCTTTCCAATGCTTTTAAATATTGTAAAAAGGGAAATGTTATTGAAGTAAAAGTAGAAGAAACAGAGAAGAATGTCTGCTTAAAAGTGATTGATAACGGCCCTGGAATTAGTGCTGTAGTTCAGAAGAAACTATTTGTCCGTTTTTCTAATTATAACGAAAACCCTTTTAATCCAAGTACAGGAATCGGACTTTCTATTGTAAAAGATTCAGTAGAAAAACACGGAGCGGAAATTTCAGTTGAAACCAAATTAGGAAAAGGAAGCAGTTTTGAAATTAATTTCCAAAAAGGCTATGATCATTTTTCTGATGATGTAGAAATTCATTTTGATGAAACAGAGGAACATTTTATAGAAGATATTCAACCAAATGAAATAGTAACTGAAGAATTGGTTACAGAAGAAATAAGAGAAAAACCAGTTGGTTTAATAGTAGAAGATGATCCCGAATTGAGAAACTTTATTCTTTCTATTTTAAAAGAGGATTATACGATTTACACCGCTGAAAATGGAGAAGAAGGCCATGTAAAAGCTGAAGAATTATCGCCGGATTTTATAATCAGTGATATTATGATGCCTGAAATGGACGGAATCGAAATGCTTAAAATTATTCGAAACAACTTTGCAATCAGTCATGTTCCGGTTATTCTGTTAAGTGCAAAAACAGCGATTGAAAGTAAATTAGCCGGAATGGAATATGGTGCAGATGATTATATTACAAAGCCTTTTAATGTGAGTTTCTTAAAAGCAAGAGTAAAGAATGTTTTGGAACAGCGCATTCGTTTACAGCAGTTGTATTCAACAGGAAGTATTGCGCAAATTGCAAAAGAAGAGCCTTTACAGATTTCAGATAAAGACAATAAGTTTATGCTGAAAGTGATAGAGCTTGTAAAAGAAAACATTTCTAAAACTGATTTTTCTGTAGATGAATTAGGAAAATTAATGTGCATGTCACGGGCCAGTTTCTTTAATAAATTGAAAGATGTTACAGGAGTTTCTCCGGTTGTTTTTATAAGAGACATGAAATTGAATGAGGCGGCGAATCTTCTGAAAAATGAAGATTTATTAATTAAAGAAGTCTGCTTTGAAGTCGGTTTCAGTGATTTGAAGTATTTCGGAAAATGTTTTAAATCAAAATACAATTATACTCCTGCAGAATATCGACGACAATTTCGCTGA
- a CDS encoding beta-glucosidase produces MKKVYKLVLMLNFATLTTFAQENPAFKNPNLPIEQRVNDLVSRMTVEEKISQLMDSAPAIERLGIPEYNWWNESLHGVARAGFATVFPQSISIASSWDKQLVLDVANAISDEARAKHHEYLRRGQHGIYQGLTFWSPNVNIFRDPRWGRGHETYGEDPYLTGQLGLNYVKGLQGTDPKYLKVVATAKHYAVHSGPEPSRHEFNANVSDIDLYETYLPAFRTLVKDGSVYSVMGAYNRFRGESCSASPFLFNILRNDWGFQGYIVSDCGAVTDIWKYHKITNDAASASALAVKEGLDLECGSSYKSLKEALDRKLLSEADIDLTIKRLFTARFKLGMFDPDEIVPYAQIPFSVNNNAANDWLARIASQKSIVLLKNQNNALPLSKNIKTIAVIGPNADDVQSLWGNYSGVPSNPVTVLKGIQNKIEPNAKVLYAKGTDLAKGVPEMTVIPSVYFQNENGKQGLMGEYFDNSKWEGKPLFVRNDDNVDFHWDINTPDPRMKMGNYSVKWSGYLTVPKSGVYEISDWAKPFMTVEIETGKSTGGKNNHHPRIRPQKIELEAGKKYKIEVKYQNFYGDAIAQLLWAEPQQDVLKEAVETANQADAVVLVLGLNERLEGEEMKVEADGFEGGDRTSLNLPANQEELMKALVATGKPVVLVLINGSALSINWANDNVPAILTAGYPGQQGGNAIADVIFGDYNPAGRLPVTYYKSVDQLPAFENYDMKGRTYRYFEKKPLYPFGFGLSYTQFKYSNLQLPSTASAAKDLKVSVDVTNVGDRDGEEVVELYLKDEKASTPRPIIQLEGFERINLKKGETKTVDFILTPRQLSLINKKKQRVVEPGWFTISIGGKQPDGSAAVQTGRVNIIGKTITLDK; encoded by the coding sequence ATGAAAAAAGTATACAAATTAGTGTTAATGTTAAACTTCGCAACATTAACCACTTTCGCACAGGAAAACCCTGCTTTTAAAAATCCTAACTTACCTATTGAACAGCGCGTGAATGATTTGGTATCCCGAATGACTGTAGAAGAAAAAATCAGTCAACTGATGGATTCCGCGCCGGCAATTGAACGTCTCGGCATTCCAGAATACAATTGGTGGAATGAATCCTTACATGGAGTTGCAAGAGCAGGATTTGCAACTGTTTTTCCGCAATCTATTTCGATTGCCTCTTCTTGGGACAAACAATTAGTACTTGATGTTGCCAATGCGATATCAGATGAAGCTCGTGCCAAACATCATGAATATCTTCGACGAGGGCAACACGGTATCTATCAGGGATTGACATTTTGGTCGCCAAATGTTAACATCTTTCGTGATCCACGCTGGGGACGCGGGCATGAAACTTACGGCGAAGATCCGTATTTAACTGGTCAATTGGGACTTAATTATGTAAAAGGTCTTCAGGGAACTGATCCAAAATATTTAAAAGTAGTAGCGACTGCAAAACATTATGCTGTACATTCCGGGCCAGAACCTTCTCGTCATGAGTTCAATGCCAATGTTAGCGATATTGATTTGTATGAAACGTATTTACCAGCATTCCGCACTCTTGTAAAAGATGGAAGCGTTTATTCTGTCATGGGAGCTTATAACCGTTTTAGAGGAGAATCTTGCAGTGCTAGTCCGTTTTTGTTTAACATTCTTAGAAATGACTGGGGTTTTCAGGGTTATATTGTTTCAGACTGTGGCGCTGTTACAGATATATGGAAATATCATAAAATTACAAATGACGCGGCATCTGCTTCTGCTCTCGCCGTAAAGGAAGGCTTAGATTTGGAATGTGGTAGTAGTTATAAATCTTTAAAAGAAGCTCTGGATCGCAAACTGCTTTCGGAAGCCGATATCGATTTAACAATAAAACGCCTTTTTACGGCTCGTTTTAAATTGGGAATGTTCGATCCGGACGAAATTGTTCCTTATGCACAGATTCCGTTTTCAGTTAACAATAACGCCGCTAATGACTGGCTGGCTCGAATAGCTTCACAAAAAAGTATAGTTCTACTAAAAAATCAAAATAATGCTTTACCGCTTTCTAAGAACATAAAGACAATTGCAGTAATTGGCCCAAATGCAGATGATGTGCAATCTTTGTGGGGTAATTACAGTGGCGTACCAAGTAATCCTGTAACGGTTTTAAAAGGCATTCAGAATAAAATAGAACCTAATGCTAAAGTATTGTACGCAAAAGGAACTGATCTTGCCAAAGGTGTTCCGGAAATGACGGTTATTCCCTCTGTTTATTTTCAAAATGAAAACGGAAAACAAGGTTTAATGGGCGAATATTTTGATAACAGCAAATGGGAAGGAAAACCTCTTTTTGTCCGTAATGATGATAATGTAGATTTTCACTGGGACATTAATACTCCTGATCCAAGAATGAAAATGGGGAATTACAGCGTAAAATGGTCGGGTTATCTTACTGTACCAAAATCCGGAGTTTATGAAATATCAGACTGGGCAAAACCTTTTATGACTGTAGAAATTGAAACCGGGAAATCAACGGGAGGAAAAAACAATCATCATCCAAGGATTCGTCCGCAGAAAATTGAATTGGAAGCTGGAAAGAAATATAAAATTGAAGTAAAATATCAAAACTTCTACGGCGATGCCATAGCACAGCTTTTATGGGCAGAACCGCAGCAAGATGTTTTGAAAGAAGCTGTTGAAACCGCTAATCAAGCAGATGCTGTAGTTTTAGTTTTAGGATTAAACGAACGTCTGGAAGGCGAAGAAATGAAAGTCGAAGCAGATGGTTTTGAAGGTGGCGACCGTACAAGTCTAAATTTACCAGCAAATCAAGAAGAATTAATGAAAGCTTTGGTTGCTACAGGAAAACCAGTTGTTTTAGTTCTAATTAACGGAAGCGCACTTTCTATCAACTGGGCAAATGACAATGTTCCTGCGATATTAACAGCAGGATATCCTGGGCAACAAGGAGGAAATGCTATTGCTGATGTTATTTTTGGCGATTACAATCCTGCTGGAAGATTGCCTGTTACGTATTATAAATCGGTAGATCAACTTCCTGCCTTTGAAAACTATGATATGAAAGGTCGTACTTATCGCTATTTTGAGAAGAAACCATTATATCCGTTTGGTTTTGGTTTGAGTTATACTCAATTCAAATACAGCAATTTACAACTTCCATCAACGGCATCAGCTGCTAAAGACTTAAAAGTATCTGTTGATGTAACCAATGTTGGAGATCGCGATGGCGAAGAAGTTGTTGAATTGTATCTTAAAGACGAAAAAGCGTCAACACCTCGTCCAATAATTCAATTAGAAGGTTTTGAACGCATTAATTTAAAAAAAGGCGAAACCAAAACAGTTGATTTTATTCTAACTCCGAGACAATTATCCTTAATCAATAAGAAAAAACAGCGCGTTGTTGAACCGGGATGGTTTACTATTTCAATTGGTGGAAAACAACCTGATGGTTCTGCTGCTGTTCAAACTGGCCGTGTAAATATTATTGGAAAAACAATCACGCTGGATAAATAA
- a CDS encoding FadR/GntR family transcriptional regulator, translated as MNLEVLSKKDSKEVLNTIIAKIRDYMNYKNLEPGDKLPSERMLSEKFEVSRSAVREAIQKLEFYGILKSIPQSGTFVADIGQIAINGIIEDILKLQESDFKSLVETRILLELKTVRLAATRRTDEDLERMKAALDAYNEKALNGKDAVQEDLLFHLAIAKASGNSTINTLMLIITPEIITNFEKYHVCDENQAQKGMKEHMEIYKAIEEQNPQLAKQKMKEHFKALYEYCYNI; from the coding sequence ATGAATTTAGAGGTTCTAAGCAAGAAAGACAGTAAAGAGGTTTTGAATACTATAATCGCAAAGATTAGGGATTATATGAATTATAAAAATTTGGAGCCTGGAGACAAACTCCCATCTGAACGTATGTTATCCGAGAAATTCGAAGTAAGCCGAAGCGCCGTTCGTGAAGCTATTCAAAAATTGGAGTTTTATGGTATTTTAAAATCGATTCCGCAAAGCGGTACTTTTGTTGCTGATATTGGACAGATTGCTATAAATGGTATTATCGAGGATATTTTAAAATTGCAGGAATCAGATTTTAAGTCTTTAGTAGAAACACGAATTTTATTAGAACTAAAAACAGTTCGTTTGGCCGCAACCCGTAGAACAGACGAGGATTTGGAAAGAATGAAAGCCGCTCTTGATGCCTATAATGAAAAAGCGTTGAATGGAAAAGATGCTGTGCAGGAAGATTTATTATTTCATTTGGCAATAGCAAAGGCGAGTGGTAACAGTACCATTAATACTTTAATGTTAATCATTACTCCTGAGATTATCACCAATTTTGAAAAGTATCATGTATGTGACGAAAATCAGGCTCAGAAAGGAATGAAGGAACATATGGAGATTTATAAAGCGATTGAAGAACAAAATCCGCAATTAGCCAAGCAGAAAATGAAAGAACATTTTAAAGCTTTATACGAGTATTGTTATAATATCTAA